One segment of Paenibacillus sp. FSL R7-0337 DNA contains the following:
- a CDS encoding HAMP domain-containing sensor histidine kinase produces MKRWGITFKLFVMTVIFFVCFYGMVILSQFLLFDRFYQIQKESRVEKHLKSFGTSYTKEAWGRTRTSRELVRFMLRNKTQMVIMKLDGRMKSEDPFRMKLIDEKGQTQVIPMSLFMNQFGDMLRSAHLKENDRVTIQGEHVVSASELGHLFYPVNITKQGGTPVGEEADSDNTSITGTITELVLPDLKIWNPRQGILFEAIEDWFPLNPGQLESLSNLNMVKEEWTAPWSGIRNSIMILPVKQASGEIELLFSVTSLQDVKDSNEALRWFFLYLGLGGFVLILVLSLFYSKMVTRPLIKLNNTAKRMVALDFTGHNNIRQKDELGNLSKSMFTLSQSLDTALGELRETNQQLVEEMEQKKKLEQMQQDFFASASHELKTPLSIIKGFAEGLEDGVSAGKQDHYIKVIIEEADKMEFLVKDMLDLARLESGTIKLRKSSFMLSEMTEKVTDKLVHSLQSKQLDVVIIPANELPVYADATWIEQVLSNLLTNAIRHAEEGSTITVRLESQPKKLLFTIHNKGERIPEDQLAHIWERFYRIEASRSRLTGGTGLGLSIAKQILDMHGCRYAVMNTTDGVCFSVTFGG; encoded by the coding sequence ATGAAGAGATGGGGAATTACCTTCAAGCTGTTCGTGATGACCGTGATCTTCTTCGTCTGCTTCTACGGGATGGTCATCCTCAGCCAGTTCCTGCTGTTCGACCGCTTCTACCAGATACAGAAGGAGTCCCGTGTGGAGAAGCATCTGAAGAGCTTCGGGACAAGCTACACCAAAGAAGCCTGGGGCAGAACCCGCACTTCCCGCGAGCTGGTCCGGTTCATGCTGCGCAACAAGACACAGATGGTCATTATGAAGCTTGACGGCCGGATGAAGTCGGAAGATCCGTTCCGCATGAAGCTGATCGATGAGAAGGGCCAGACTCAGGTGATTCCCATGTCCCTGTTCATGAATCAGTTCGGCGACATGCTGAGATCGGCCCATCTGAAGGAGAATGACCGGGTGACTATACAGGGAGAGCATGTCGTCAGCGCAAGCGAGCTCGGGCATCTGTTCTATCCGGTTAATATTACTAAACAAGGGGGAACGCCGGTAGGCGAGGAGGCGGATTCGGACAATACCAGCATTACCGGAACCATTACGGAGCTGGTCCTGCCGGATCTGAAAATATGGAACCCGCGCCAGGGCATCCTTTTCGAGGCCATAGAGGACTGGTTCCCGTTAAATCCGGGTCAGTTGGAGAGCCTGAGTAATCTGAACATGGTCAAGGAAGAGTGGACGGCTCCCTGGAGCGGTATCCGCAATTCCATAATGATTCTGCCCGTGAAGCAGGCCAGCGGGGAGATTGAGCTGTTGTTCTCGGTGACCTCGCTGCAGGATGTTAAGGATTCCAATGAAGCGCTGCGCTGGTTCTTTTTATACCTGGGACTTGGCGGGTTCGTGCTGATTCTGGTCCTGTCGCTGTTCTATTCCAAGATGGTGACCCGGCCCTTAATTAAGCTTAATAATACGGCCAAACGGATGGTAGCGCTCGATTTCACCGGTCATAACAACATTCGCCAGAAGGATGAGCTGGGTAACCTGTCCAAAAGCATGTTCACCTTGTCCCAAAGTCTGGACACTGCACTGGGCGAGCTTCGGGAGACGAATCAGCAGCTGGTGGAGGAGATGGAGCAGAAGAAGAAGCTGGAGCAGATGCAGCAGGACTTTTTTGCCAGTGCTTCTCATGAGCTGAAGACGCCGCTTAGCATTATCAAGGGCTTCGCCGAGGGGTTGGAGGACGGGGTGAGCGCCGGCAAGCAGGATCATTACATCAAGGTCATTATCGAAGAGGCCGACAAGATGGAGTTCCTGGTAAAAGATATGCTGGACCTGGCCCGGCTGGAGTCCGGCACGATCAAGCTGCGCAAAAGCTCCTTCATGCTAAGCGAAATGACGGAGAAGGTGACCGATAAACTGGTGCATTCTCTTCAAAGTAAGCAGCTGGATGTGGTCATTATTCCGGCGAATGAATTGCCCGTGTATGCGGATGCTACATGGATTGAACAGGTGCTCAGCAATCTGCTGACCAACGCAATCCGTCATGCCGAAGAGGGCAGTACCATAACCGTTAGACTGGAGAGTCAGCCCAAGAAGCTTCTGTTCACCATACACAATAAAGGGGAGCGAATCCCCGAGGATCAACTGGCGCATATCTGGGAGCGGTTCTACCGGATCGAGGCTTCACGCAGCCGTCTGACGGGCGGGACCGGACTCGGATTATCCATTGCGAAGCAAATTTTAGATATGCATGGCTGCCGGTATGCAGTGATGAACACCACGGACGGCGTCTGTTTTAGTGTAACCTTTGGAGGCTGA
- the pssA gene encoding CDP-diacylglycerol--serine O-phosphatidyltransferase has translation MKWSWLPSMCTLGNLGFGSISLLFTIQERYDLALLMILLAAICDVMDGLLARMLHCTSDFGKQLDSLADIISFGIAPVFLILLYRLENVQWVGPVAAVAFLICGALRLARFNISAPSKGFVGMPITAAGLLLSMTTLIGERLKPEMLILIMGLLSILMISRVPFPSFKKFVNRK, from the coding sequence ATGAAATGGAGCTGGCTGCCTTCAATGTGCACACTGGGAAACCTGGGCTTCGGATCAATTTCCCTGCTATTCACGATTCAAGAACGTTATGATCTTGCTTTATTAATGATACTGCTGGCTGCGATATGTGATGTTATGGACGGATTGCTTGCCCGGATGCTGCATTGCACCAGTGATTTTGGTAAACAACTGGACTCTTTGGCGGATATTATTTCTTTTGGTATTGCTCCCGTCTTTCTTATTCTGTTATACCGGCTGGAGAACGTGCAGTGGGTCGGACCTGTGGCTGCGGTCGCATTCCTGATCTGCGGGGCGCTGCGGCTGGCCAGATTCAATATCTCGGCTCCTTCCAAGGGCTTCGTGGGCATGCCGATTACGGCAGCGGGATTGCTTCTGTCGATGACCACGCTTATAGGTGAACGGCTGAAGCCGGAAATGCTCATTTTAATTATGGGACTGTTGTCTATACTGATGATAAGCAGGGTTCCGTTCCCTTCGTTCAAAAAATTCGTTAACAGGAAGTGA
- a CDS encoding DedA family protein, translating into MPWVIEMISQYGYIAIFALLALGLVGLPVPDELLTLFVGYLSSTMVLDFSLSVLVCFIGSITGMLISYTIGLRVGQPVVDRYGKWVGLTPKRFAYVKRWFFRFGNWTIFIAYFVPGIRHVTSYISGISAMSFRKYLVVTLAGAFIWSLLFVSIGYLIGSKLTFV; encoded by the coding sequence ATGCCATGGGTCATCGAGATGATCTCACAATACGGTTATATAGCTATATTCGCGCTGCTGGCGCTCGGGCTTGTCGGACTTCCCGTTCCCGATGAGCTGCTGACGCTGTTCGTTGGCTATCTATCCTCTACCATGGTGCTGGATTTCTCGCTTTCGGTTCTGGTCTGCTTCATAGGTTCGATTACAGGCATGCTGATCAGCTACACCATCGGTCTCAGAGTAGGGCAGCCTGTCGTGGACCGGTACGGGAAATGGGTAGGCCTGACGCCCAAAAGGTTCGCCTATGTTAAACGCTGGTTTTTCCGGTTCGGCAACTGGACGATATTCATCGCTTATTTTGTTCCGGGCATCCGGCATGTGACCAGCTACATCTCGGGCATCAGTGCCATGTCCTTCCGAAAATATTTAGTGGTTACCCTGGCCGGTGCCTTTATCTGGTCACTCCTGTTTGTCTCGATTGGCTATCTGATCGGATCGAAGCTAACCTTTGTCTAA